A stretch of the Deltaproteobacteria bacterium genome encodes the following:
- the rplL gene encoding 50S ribosomal protein L7/L12: MATASRAEIVESLKAMPLLEVAELVKDLESTFGVTAAAPVMAVAGGAAGGAQAAAEEKTEFTVVLTSGGDNKINVIKEVRVITGLGLKEAKDLVEGAPKTVKEGVNKEDSAKIKAQLEKAGAKVEIK; this comes from the coding sequence ATGGCAACAGCATCAAGAGCGGAAATTGTTGAGTCGCTCAAGGCAATGCCACTTCTTGAAGTGGCGGAGTTGGTCAAAGACCTGGAATCAACCTTCGGTGTTACCGCAGCAGCCCCCGTCATGGCTGTTGCTGGTGGGGCCGCTGGCGGAGCCCAAGCGGCCGCTGAGGAAAAGACCGAGTTTACCGTCGTTCTTACCTCGGGTGGTGATAACAAGATCAATGTTATCAAGGAGGTTCGTGTCATCACTGGTCTTGGTCTGAAAGAGGCCAAGGATCTTGTGGAGGGTGCTCCGAAGACCGTGAAGGAAGGGGTCAACAAGGAGGACTCAGCCAAGATCAAGGCCCAACTGGAGAAGGCTGGAGCGAAGGTAGAAATTAAATAA